Genomic DNA from Oryza sativa Japonica Group chromosome 5, ASM3414082v1:
atgTCATTGCCACGTGGGatggagacctagtcaaactaGCCATGTAGGctccacgtcagccaaaaccgccttccaaacagccgagggacctcatttgcaccggttttgacagttcAGGGACcagttatatctggttttggggtTCAGGGACAaaaatcggattcggtgtaaaattaagggacctcagatgaacttattccgtcACATAATTAGCCTGGCCCAACAATGCTAACCTCTGGCCCATCTAAACCCTTCGGGAAAAATCTGAGCCGTCCATTCTCCATCGCTTCCATCGCACGGTCTCCACCACCCTGCCCTCCACTGCGGAAATTGCGGAGCATTCCAACCCAACCCGACCCgatccatggccgccgccgccgccggcgactggaccgtcgtccgccgccgcggccgccgccgaggtgaCGCGGCGGGGGACGCCGCCTCGCAACCGGACGCTCCACCGCCTCTCCCCGTCACCCCGATCCCCTGGTCCCCCTCCGACCCCTCCCTGGACCCCGCGCACGTCTCCCGCCTCGTcgaccgcgcccgcgccgccatctcccGCGTCGTCGCCTCCCGCCTCTacgggcgcctcctcctcccgggaTCCCCGCTgcggcgccgcctcgccctcctcgcCCCCACGCGGCTGTCGCTTCTCGGTGTCGGCAGCTTCGAGAACTCCCCCTCATCCCGCCTCCAgctcgcgctcgccgcgctcctccgccgcgacctcctcctcctcccggaaTCCTCCGCCCACGCCGACCTCTTCGACCCCGTCCTCTCCGCGGCCGagtgcgccgcggcggcggcgctgggctTCACCGTGCCAGGCGTCAACGacgggtgccgccgccgcgccgacgagcCCACCCTCTTCTACATGCCACACTGCGAGGCGTCGCTCTACGatgccctcctcgccgccaactGGGAGCCACCCTCGCAGCTCCGCCATGTCTGCGTGCTCGGCAACAGCTTCCGCAACTACGCGATCCAGGCGGAGGAGAACAGATCGGGCCCTGCCGCCAGGGCCAAGCACGTCCTCGCGGCGGAGCGGTTCGCGTGGGAGGAGCGGGTCAGCGAGAAGGGCGGCgtggatgacgacgacgacgacgtgttcAACCGCGCGTTCAACGAAACGAGCTGGCATTTCTTCGAGGTGGATGACGCCGCCGACttggctgccgccgtcgcctccaccgGAGGACGGAGATAAGTTCCGAAGTACTCTTCTTAATTTCAGTACTCGTGACTGTAATTGTAAGAGCATTGTTTGTCCAATTGGATGCTTTTGGTGATCAATACTCGATATTTACATCTTAATTAGCTACACCGTGTTACTTAGTTGGTTGcaaatctatatttttttacattgatGTGGTGTTAGTTTGATTTGctattctgaactctgaagaacaCATGAGAACCCTACCTTCCAGGCATCCATTGACCACTATACACTGAGTAATGAATAACAAGCTGAATAACTGACTGAATGTGAGTCTAGCATAATGATTTCTAGGTAGTATATTCGCAAGGATTTCTATCTGGTCAATAAGATACAAATCCACAAACAACATGTTTGCTGTTCTATAAGACTTCTTTGCCTGTAGTCTGTAGAATCTAGCAGAAAATATTTCCTTGTCAATCCTGTTATTACATATTGACATTTCTTCGACGTATTTGCATGATAAGAAATAGAAAAGGACATAATTCAAGGActaggaaagaaacaatatTCGATGATTATGTATCTACCTAAAAGTATATCGCCTGGCCTAAAGAGTAAAAGGTTAACTTCTGATCCCATAATTGATAATTCTAATGGAAATTTTATTGATTTTAAGCAAGTTTATCTTAAAGTGAGCGTGCGAGTGCTAACTGTACGCACCAGCATTTCGAATGATGGATGTTGTGCTTACAGAGAATGAGCTTGGGATAAATTTATCTAAGGCTCTAAGCTACTAGAAGCAATGCTCGTTGAGGTCAGTGAATGCTGCAAAACGTGTGTGTACTTACTAGGAGTACTTAGCATTTCAAATATATTGCTTTAGGCTGTGCACACACCAAAATGAAGTAGAAGCAAGAAACCGTCAGTATGTTATTGTAACATCGACCTTGCAGTTAGCATGTACTTTGCTCATTGCAATATGGAGAAATTAGAATCACAAGTACCTAGAATTAATACTGTTGTCTGCATTACGTACGTAGATTGCCGTGCTAGAAATATGTGCCATAGTTGGgaatagtagaaaaaaaaatcaaccattACTTGTTATCTGCAAGACAAACAAGCTAGGTAGATCTCCAACTGTTAATTTCCTTGAGTTGATGATTAAATACATGTTATTAGTTCAGCGTGATTTCTGGCTACAAGAAGTAAGCTCAAATAAGATGCTGCACTTGTTTTTTATGGATAGCAAGGTTTTGGATTCATGTTCATAGGGGAATAaattcactttaggtccctctgtTTATCGCTCAGTCTAATTTTCGTCCCTAAACCGCAAAACTGGGTACGacccatcccccaacttacgaaaaccgggcaaacgaggtccctcggtggttttgatagcggttttggctgacgtggcgcctacgtggctaatttgactcggtcttcatctgacgtggcgctgatgtggcgcttacgtggcaatttgatctggaaaaaataataaaaccagtgggacccacatgtcagtttcacacacaaatagagggaaaaatggtgggacccacgtaggtcccatatgtcatcctcactcctctctctcccctcttctctctatcccttctctctctctggcCGATGGAGCAGGGCGAGCGGCGGGCGACGGGCCAGGCGTGGCCGACGGCGGGTCAGGTCGCGGCGCGCCAGCCATTCTCCCGCAGCGCCTCCTTCTtcgcggggagggcggcgaatCTCCCCCATCGTCCTTCGGattgccggcggcggtggtggctagCCCCGCCCCCGTGGTGAGGTCCGTCCCGCCGGATAGCTTGCGCTCGGTGCTCCAGGCCTTGGTGTCCGACGAGTAGGACCGGCACGCCGTGAAGCTACGGCGCTTGTAGAGGACCAACAGGCGGAAGGCAGCGGGACCCGGTGGGAGCGGATCGGCGGAGTCCTGGAGATCGTCGGTGGTGAGCAGCGCGCACGCGTAGAGCCCGAGCCTGTCCTTCCCGGagaggacggggaggaggatGGCCATTTCACCGATCATGGGGTTGCACACGACGAGCTTAATGTTAGTTaaatcttgcatgcatgtagctaCTAACTGTTAGCTATCGGTTTCAATTCTGTTATTGCATTGTGCATGAGCTTCCGGTCTATGGATGCCATGCATGTAGTGGTAGTCATGCCGACCTTGGCGATCGGAGGCGTGAGCACGTTGTTAGGATCGTGGGGATGGACGCGATTGTACCGCGACGTGGGAACGCATCCAATGCGCTCACCTGCATAATGAAAGGGagaaagaaaaccagaaaaggTGCAGCTTCATCGCACCACAAAACTCAACGTGTTTCCTCGTGTTCGCGTGTGTTTCCACAGCTTGTTCGTCGATCACTTAGGGAAACCTGTCACTTAagggcggcggagctcgacgacgaggcggcctTTCCGTGATGCGACGAGGCGGGAGTTCTTGAAGAGGCC
This window encodes:
- the LOC4337632 gene encoding protein SENSITIVITY TO RED LIGHT REDUCED 1, whose translation is MAAAAAGDWTVVRRRGRRRGDAAGDAASQPDAPPPLPVTPIPWSPSDPSLDPAHVSRLVDRARAAISRVVASRLYGRLLLPGSPLRRRLALLAPTRLSLLGVGSFENSPSSRLQLALAALLRRDLLLLPESSAHADLFDPVLSAAECAAAAALGFTVPGVNDGCRRRADEPTLFYMPHCEASLYDALLAANWEPPSQLRHVCVLGNSFRNYAIQAEENRSGPAARAKHVLAAERFAWEERVSEKGGVDDDDDDVFNRAFNETSWHFFEVDDAADLAAAVASTGGRR